TAATCAGACTGGGATGGATTTTTGGAAGGCCGTCGGCTGGAATGTCCGCCATGATATTAAACTAATTTCACGGGACATATCCAAGCACAAACATTTTTGTCATGACAAAGTGGAGTGAAGTCCGTCACACACTCCAGGGCGCGCGGTACTCGCGTGTCAGCCATTCGGGCTTGCCGCTGTCTGGGGCGAAACGCATTTCCACGGGGTTCCACTTGATGACCGCATGGTTGTAGTAGGCCTGGTTCATCAGGTGGCAGCAGATGGCGCTGCGGCCCCCGATGATCTCGCTGGTGACGGGCTTTTGGCGGGACTCGACGCAGTCCAGGAAGTTCCGGATGTGGTCCCTGCTCTCGTAGAGCCTGATCTTGGCGTTCTCCAGGAACTCTTTTTTCGCGAACTTGAGCGCGGAGGCCAGTGAACCGCCGTCGTCACGCTTGGCAAAGCCCGCCAGTTTTTCGCCGCCGCGCCACAACTCGAACTGGCCCCGGTTCACCTTGACCACGCCGTCGGCGCCGAAGAACTCAATGCCAAACCCGCCGCCGTGGATGACCCGGACGCCGTTGCCATAGTGCAGCACGGCGCCGGAGGTCGCCGCCGGGTCCTCGGGCGGGTGAATCTCTTCCGGGCCGCTGCCGTCCATTCCAAGGCCCCACTGCGCGATGTCGAGATGGTGGGCGCCCCAGTCGCAGACCATGCCCCCACCGAATTCCTTGTAGTTGCGCCAGTTGGGGAAATGGTCGTGCATCCCCCGGGGGCTCAACTCCGAGTGGTACGGGCGCATCGGCGCGGGGCCGACCCACCAGTCCCAGTCCAGCCCGGGCTCCATCTCCTCCTCCGGCAGGTCGCAGGGGATTCCGGGGGGGCCGAAACTGCACTCGACCCGCTCAATCTTCCCGATGACGCCGTTTTGAACCAGTTCGCAGGCCACGCGGAACTCTTCCATGGAGCGCTGCATGGAGCCGGTCTGCAAGACCCGGTTGTTCTCCCGCACGGCGTCCATGATCGCGACG
This region of Candidatus Hydrogenedentota bacterium genomic DNA includes:
- a CDS encoding Gfo/Idh/MocA family oxidoreductase, which translates into the protein MKTSRRTFLKQVSALSAAPLILPSSVWSAETKPNDRLVMGFIGMGKQSRGLLDAFLQQKQCRVVAVCDVDTTRREDARGRVNKFYTRKPELGSPDCAACVDFREITSRDDINAVCIATPDHWHTIPTIEALRNGKDVYCEKPLTHNIHEAVAIMDAVRENNRVLQTGSMQRSMEEFRVACELVQNGVIGKIERVECSFGPPGIPCDLPEEEMEPGLDWDWWVGPAPMRPYHSELSPRGMHDHFPNWRNYKEFGGGMVCDWGAHHLDIAQWGLGMDGSGPEEIHPPEDPAATSGAVLHYGNGVRVIHGGGFGIEFFGADGVVKVNRGQFELWRGGEKLAGFAKRDDGGSLASALKFAKKEFLENAKIRLYESRDHIRNFLDCVESRQKPVTSEIIGGRSAICCHLMNQAYYNHAVIKWNPVEMRFAPDSGKPEWLTREYRAPWSV